Proteins encoded in a region of the Paenibacillus pedocola genome:
- a CDS encoding glycoside hydrolase family 2 TIM barrel-domain containing protein gives MSMKRIWNGDWEFSKQPLGSELVYVAAEGEWMPVTLPHDWLIYNTHDLYENSEGWYRKILSLDEVPADSCLSLRFEGVYMNSTLYVNGQAAGEWKYGYSTFEFEITPFLKAGDNTIVMRVIHESPNSRWYSGAGIYRSVWLHTYPKTHIVSDGIYIAARPADGGTWTVDVDSELHIAAGGSSAELKLRHTVLDPGGVVVAQAEAAVHAQSAEQTMHAHSRLAVEQPQLWDIDSPRLYTLKTELLGGDAVTQEQTQSFGLRTVELDRQKGFFLNGRHLKLNGVCQHHDLGALGAAVNKAALRRQFVLLQEMGVNAIRTAHNMPAAELMELADELGVLIVSEAFDMWERSKTPYDYARFFPEWYKKDIASWVRRDRNRPSLIMWSIGNEIYDTHADARGQEVTRMLQDEVLIHDPRGNGFVTIGSNYMPWENAQKCADIVKLAGYNYGEKYYDRHHEAHPDWIIYGSETCSTVQSRGIYHFPLDQPVLADDDQQCSSLGNSSTSWGAKSTEACITGDRDAAYSLGQFLWTGFDYIGEPTPYFTKNSYFGQLDTAGFPKDAYYIYQAEWTDYRTRPMIHIFPYWDFSGGQLIDVRVCSNAPRIELFLNDISQGTYDIDHARGLQLLGNWQLPYTKGTLRAVAYDEYGNVIAEEQRSSFGDAASLVLSGDKLELTADGQDLIFVTIAAADSQGLPVENANNRVHLSVEGPGRLVGLDNGDSTDYDAYKGVSRRMFSGKLLAIIAGTLEAGPITLRAASPGIADAEIELNSILPAMRKGAEQELILYADNPLEANGQSKDISGPSLAEIPVRKLEIICPEGLVLTPDKAGLPIRVKLHPENATFRDVEWRITNAAGVDSNLASLAVNGHEALITALGDGDVFIRCGTGNGADGIRLYSQMGLKLTGFGQAYLNPYEFVSAAYHSKASYNLTNGNERGVATAREGESLICFERVDFGSYGADELTLPIFALDSDEYPIDIWEGIPGQDDAELLDTVLYQKPSQWNVYQEVTYKLPKRLSGITTLSFVLRKKIHLKGFQFIRESKAYARLDALANSRIYGDTFSVTETAVEGIGNNVSLIFEDMDFGEQGTSRLVICGRSALRNNTVHLLFSGQGGESKQLVEFAGAESYTEREFTLEPVCGKQTVTFLFLPGSRFDFQWFQFLPAKDEAGGVQK, from the coding sequence ATGAGCATGAAAAGGATATGGAACGGCGACTGGGAATTCAGCAAGCAGCCTCTTGGATCGGAGCTGGTGTACGTAGCTGCTGAGGGAGAGTGGATGCCGGTGACGCTGCCTCACGACTGGCTGATCTACAACACTCATGACCTGTATGAGAACAGTGAGGGCTGGTACCGTAAAATCCTCAGCCTGGATGAGGTGCCGGCGGATAGTTGTCTTTCTCTGCGTTTTGAAGGCGTATACATGAATTCCACACTATATGTTAACGGACAGGCTGCAGGTGAATGGAAGTATGGGTACTCAACCTTTGAGTTCGAGATTACCCCCTTCCTCAAAGCCGGAGACAATACGATTGTGATGCGGGTTATTCATGAATCGCCTAATTCCCGCTGGTATTCCGGCGCGGGAATCTACCGCTCCGTATGGCTTCATACGTATCCGAAAACGCATATTGTGTCTGATGGTATCTATATAGCAGCCAGACCGGCGGACGGTGGAACCTGGACAGTGGATGTAGATTCCGAGCTGCATATCGCAGCAGGTGGAAGCTCTGCGGAATTGAAGCTCCGCCACACGGTCCTGGATCCCGGCGGGGTAGTGGTTGCCCAAGCAGAAGCTGCCGTGCATGCGCAGAGCGCAGAGCAGACTATGCATGCACATAGCCGGCTGGCAGTGGAGCAGCCGCAGCTCTGGGATATTGATAGTCCCAGATTGTATACGCTTAAGACAGAGCTGCTGGGTGGAGACGCAGTTACTCAAGAACAGACCCAGAGCTTCGGGCTCCGCACGGTGGAGCTGGATAGGCAAAAGGGCTTTTTCCTGAATGGCCGCCACCTTAAGCTTAACGGGGTGTGCCAGCATCATGATCTGGGCGCGCTGGGGGCAGCCGTCAACAAAGCCGCCCTGCGGCGGCAGTTCGTGCTGCTGCAGGAGATGGGTGTGAACGCCATCCGCACTGCTCATAATATGCCCGCGGCCGAGCTGATGGAGCTGGCGGATGAGCTGGGCGTGCTGATTGTCTCGGAAGCCTTTGACATGTGGGAACGCAGCAAGACGCCTTACGACTATGCCCGTTTCTTTCCGGAATGGTATAAGAAGGATATCGCCAGCTGGGTTCGGCGGGACCGGAACCGGCCAAGTCTGATCATGTGGAGCATCGGCAACGAGATTTATGATACCCATGCCGATGCCCGCGGCCAGGAGGTCACCCGGATGCTGCAGGATGAAGTGCTGATTCATGATCCGCGTGGCAACGGCTTTGTGACGATCGGATCGAACTACATGCCTTGGGAGAATGCCCAGAAATGCGCCGACATCGTCAAGCTCGCGGGGTACAACTACGGTGAGAAATATTATGACCGGCACCATGAAGCGCATCCGGACTGGATTATCTACGGCAGTGAGACCTGCTCCACCGTACAAAGCCGGGGAATCTATCATTTCCCGCTGGACCAGCCGGTTCTTGCCGATGATGATCAGCAGTGCTCCTCGCTCGGCAACAGCTCTACCAGCTGGGGCGCCAAAAGCACGGAAGCCTGCATCACCGGGGACCGGGATGCCGCATATTCCCTCGGGCAGTTCCTGTGGACAGGCTTCGATTATATCGGTGAGCCGACGCCTTACTTCACAAAGAACTCTTACTTCGGGCAACTGGACACCGCAGGGTTTCCGAAGGATGCCTATTATATCTATCAGGCGGAATGGACAGATTACAGAACCCGCCCGATGATTCATATTTTCCCTTACTGGGACTTCTCCGGGGGGCAGCTGATTGATGTGCGGGTGTGCTCCAATGCGCCGCGGATTGAATTGTTCCTAAATGACATTTCGCAGGGAACCTATGACATCGACCATGCCCGCGGCCTGCAGCTGCTCGGGAACTGGCAGCTGCCGTATACGAAGGGTACTCTGCGGGCAGTTGCCTACGACGAGTATGGTAACGTGATTGCTGAAGAGCAGCGCTCATCCTTCGGGGATGCCGCTTCACTGGTCCTTTCAGGAGATAAGCTGGAACTTACGGCTGACGGCCAGGATCTGATCTTCGTGACCATTGCTGCTGCCGATTCACAGGGTCTGCCGGTGGAGAATGCCAACAACCGGGTGCACTTGAGCGTTGAAGGACCAGGACGGCTAGTCGGTCTCGATAACGGGGACAGCACCGATTACGATGCCTACAAAGGCGTAAGCCGCCGGATGTTCAGCGGCAAGCTGCTGGCAATTATTGCAGGTACACTGGAAGCCGGTCCGATCACGCTGCGTGCAGCCTCACCGGGTATTGCGGATGCTGAGATTGAGCTGAATTCGATTCTTCCTGCAATGCGTAAGGGTGCTGAGCAGGAGCTGATTCTCTATGCAGATAACCCGCTGGAAGCAAACGGGCAGTCTAAGGACATCAGCGGCCCTTCACTGGCGGAGATTCCGGTACGGAAATTGGAAATCATCTGTCCAGAGGGTCTTGTTCTTACGCCGGATAAGGCGGGTCTGCCGATCCGCGTGAAGCTGCATCCGGAGAATGCGACCTTCCGGGATGTGGAGTGGCGCATTACTAATGCAGCCGGTGTGGACTCCAATCTCGCTTCCCTGGCGGTGAACGGGCATGAGGCGCTTATTACGGCTCTGGGGGATGGCGATGTGTTTATCCGCTGCGGAACAGGGAACGGTGCGGACGGTATACGCCTCTATTCACAGATGGGGCTCAAGTTGACCGGCTTCGGGCAGGCATACCTTAACCCGTATGAATTCGTCTCCGCCGCTTATCACAGCAAAGCCAGTTATAATCTGACCAACGGCAATGAGCGCGGTGTAGCTACGGCGCGGGAAGGTGAGAGCCTGATCTGTTTCGAGCGTGTCGACTTTGGCAGCTATGGTGCGGATGAGCTCACTCTGCCGATCTTTGCGCTGGACAGTGACGAATATCCGATCGACATTTGGGAAGGTATCCCGGGGCAGGATGACGCAGAGCTGCTGGACACGGTACTCTACCAGAAACCGTCCCAATGGAATGTATACCAGGAAGTAACTTACAAGCTGCCTAAACGGTTGAGCGGCATCACGACTCTGTCATTTGTCCTGCGGAAGAAGATTCACTTGAAGGGCTTCCAGTTTATCCGGGAGAGCAAAGCTTACGCCCGCCTGGATGCCCTTGCGAACAGCCGGATTTACGGGGATACTTTCTCTGTAACAGAGACAGCGGTTGAGGGCATCGGCAACAATGTGTCGCTGATTTTTGAGGACATGGATTTCGGGGAGCAGGGGACCTCACGTCTTGTTATCTGCGGGCGTTCTGCGCTTCGTAACAACACAGTGCATCTGCTGTTCAGCGGCCAAGGCGGCGAATCCAAACAGCTTGTCGAGTTTGCCGGCGCAGAATCTTACACGGAGCGGGAATTCACACTGGAGCCGGTATGCGGCAAACAGACCGTAACCTTCCTGTTTCTGCCGGGCAGCAGGTTCGACTTTCAGTGGTTTCAGTTTCTGCCTGCAAAGGATGAAGCTGGAGGAGTTCAAAAATAG